Proteins from a genomic interval of Dunckerocampus dactyliophorus isolate RoL2022-P2 chromosome 5, RoL_Ddac_1.1, whole genome shotgun sequence:
- the mpi gene encoding mannose-6-phosphate isomerase isoform X1, whose translation MEEVRVFPLTCAVQNYAWGKVGLDSEVAKLVVGGDPLAVIEDGKPYAELWMGAHPKGDSQIKDNRIAQTTLGQWIAHFPACLGSKVKDTFQGQLPFLFKVLSVNTALSIQAHPNRELAARLHTQFPEHYPDDNHKPEMAIALTYFQGLCGFRPVEEILGFLKSVPEFHALVGKEAAEELRCSVGDAVRTRQALKKCFTRMMNCEKKVFVDQLNMLVKRVTEEGAADKDTSSSNGELLLRLHSQYPGDIGCFSIYFLNYVALEPNQAMFLGASEPHAYLYGDCIECMACSDNTVRAGLTPKYIDVNTLCEMLNYIPAPSAAKIFPSVQDSSDPCVTVYDPPVPDFTVMRIQVPAPVKQYTVAPVDSASILLVIEGDATAASAGALSDVSLRRGTVLFVSANESVLLHVTSQAGVTMFRACCLL comes from the exons ATGGAGGAAGTAAGAG TGTTTCCCCTGACCTGTGCAGTGCAGAATTACGCGTGGGGAAAGGTGGGGCTGGACAGCGAGGTGGCCAAACTGGTGGTTGGTGGAGACCCACTGGCTGTCATCGAGGATGGCAAACCTTACGCAGAG CTGTGGATGGGTGCCCACCCAAAAGGAGACTCCCAGATTAAAGACAACAGGATAGCACAGACCACACTGGGTCAGTGGATCGCacacttcccagcatgcctggGCTCCAAAGTCAAGGACACCTTCCAGGGTCAGCTGCCGTTCCTTTTCAAAGTCCTGTCAGTCAACACAGCTTTGTCCATTCAGGCTCATCCAAACAGA GAGTTAGCTGCTCGTCTCCACACTCAGTTTCCGGAGCACTACCCAGACGACAACCACAAGCCAGAAATGGCCATTGCGCTCACTTACTTCCAGGGCCTCTGTGGCTTTAGGCCAGTGGAGGAGATCCTTGGATTCCTCAAAT CTGTCCCAGAGTTCCACGCACTGGTGGGCAAAGAGGCAGCAGAGGAGCTGCGGTGCAGCGTGGGAGATGCAGTTCGCACCAGGCAGGCCTTGAAGAAGTGCTTCACCAGGATGATGAATTGTGAGAAGAAAGTGTTTGTAGATCAGCTTAACATGCTGGTGAAGAGAGTCACTGAAGAGG GCGCGGCAGACAAGGACACATCCAGCAGCAATGGTGAGCTATTGCTTCGCCTCCATTCCCAGTACCCTGGAGACATTGGCTGCTTCTCCATCTACTTCCTCAATTATGTGGCATTGGAACCAAACCAGGCCATGTTCCTTGGAGCCAGTGAGCCTCACGCGTACCTGTACGGAG ATTGCATCGAGTGTATGGCGTGCTCCGACAACACGGTGAGAGCCGGCCTGACCCCGAAATACATCGACGTCAACACGCTGTGTGAGATGCTCAACTACATCCCGGCCCCTTCTGCCGCCAAAATTTTCCCGTCAGTCCAGGACAGCTCCGACCCATGTGTCACTGTCTATGACCCCCCTGTGCCAGACTTCACCGTCATGAGGATACAG GTCCCGGCCCCCGTGAAGCAGTACACTGTGGCGCCGGTCGACAGTGCCAGCATCCTCCTGGTCATCGAAGGAGATGCCACTGCCGCATCCGCCGGCGCGCTCTCCGATGTCAGCCTGCGGCGGGGCACCGTCTTGTTTGTGTCCGCCAACGAGAGTGTGCTCCTGCATGTGACCTCCCAGGCGGGTGTGACCATGTTCAGGGCCTGCTGCCTCCTGTAG
- the mpi gene encoding mannose-6-phosphate isomerase isoform X2 codes for MEEVRVFPLTCAVQNYAWGKVGLDSEVAKLVVGGDPLAVIEDGKPYAELWMGAHPKGDSQIKDNRIAQTTLGQWIAHFPACLGSKVKDTFQGQLPFLFKVLSVNTALSIQAHPNRELAARLHTQFPEHYPDDNHKPEMAIALTYFQGLCGFRPVEEILGFLKSVPEFHALVGKEAAEELRCSVGDAVRTRQALKKCFTRMMNCEKKVFVDQLNMLVKRVTEEGAADKDTSSSNDCIECMACSDNTVRAGLTPKYIDVNTLCEMLNYIPAPSAAKIFPSVQDSSDPCVTVYDPPVPDFTVMRIQVPAPVKQYTVAPVDSASILLVIEGDATAASAGALSDVSLRRGTVLFVSANESVLLHVTSQAGVTMFRACCLL; via the exons ATGGAGGAAGTAAGAG TGTTTCCCCTGACCTGTGCAGTGCAGAATTACGCGTGGGGAAAGGTGGGGCTGGACAGCGAGGTGGCCAAACTGGTGGTTGGTGGAGACCCACTGGCTGTCATCGAGGATGGCAAACCTTACGCAGAG CTGTGGATGGGTGCCCACCCAAAAGGAGACTCCCAGATTAAAGACAACAGGATAGCACAGACCACACTGGGTCAGTGGATCGCacacttcccagcatgcctggGCTCCAAAGTCAAGGACACCTTCCAGGGTCAGCTGCCGTTCCTTTTCAAAGTCCTGTCAGTCAACACAGCTTTGTCCATTCAGGCTCATCCAAACAGA GAGTTAGCTGCTCGTCTCCACACTCAGTTTCCGGAGCACTACCCAGACGACAACCACAAGCCAGAAATGGCCATTGCGCTCACTTACTTCCAGGGCCTCTGTGGCTTTAGGCCAGTGGAGGAGATCCTTGGATTCCTCAAAT CTGTCCCAGAGTTCCACGCACTGGTGGGCAAAGAGGCAGCAGAGGAGCTGCGGTGCAGCGTGGGAGATGCAGTTCGCACCAGGCAGGCCTTGAAGAAGTGCTTCACCAGGATGATGAATTGTGAGAAGAAAGTGTTTGTAGATCAGCTTAACATGCTGGTGAAGAGAGTCACTGAAGAGG GCGCGGCAGACAAGGACACATCCAGCAGCAATG ATTGCATCGAGTGTATGGCGTGCTCCGACAACACGGTGAGAGCCGGCCTGACCCCGAAATACATCGACGTCAACACGCTGTGTGAGATGCTCAACTACATCCCGGCCCCTTCTGCCGCCAAAATTTTCCCGTCAGTCCAGGACAGCTCCGACCCATGTGTCACTGTCTATGACCCCCCTGTGCCAGACTTCACCGTCATGAGGATACAG GTCCCGGCCCCCGTGAAGCAGTACACTGTGGCGCCGGTCGACAGTGCCAGCATCCTCCTGGTCATCGAAGGAGATGCCACTGCCGCATCCGCCGGCGCGCTCTCCGATGTCAGCCTGCGGCGGGGCACCGTCTTGTTTGTGTCCGCCAACGAGAGTGTGCTCCTGCATGTGACCTCCCAGGCGGGTGTGACCATGTTCAGGGCCTGCTGCCTCCTGTAG
- the mpi gene encoding mannose-6-phosphate isomerase isoform X3, with protein sequence MEEVRVFPLTCAVQNYAWGKVGLDSEVAKLVVGGDPLAVIEDGKPYAELWMGAHPKGDSQIKDNRIAQTTLGQWIAHFPACLGSKVKDTFQGQLPFLFKVLSVNTALSIQAHPNRELAARLHTQFPEHYPDDNHKPEMAIALTYFQGLCGFRPVEEILGFLKSVPEFHALVGKEAAEELRCSVGDAVRTRQALKKCFTRMMNCEKKVFVDQLNMLVKRVTEEGAADKDTSSSNGELLLRLHSQYPGDIGCFSIYFLNYVALEPNQAMFLGASEPHAYLYGGQSRFARLNDSWPSI encoded by the exons ATGGAGGAAGTAAGAG TGTTTCCCCTGACCTGTGCAGTGCAGAATTACGCGTGGGGAAAGGTGGGGCTGGACAGCGAGGTGGCCAAACTGGTGGTTGGTGGAGACCCACTGGCTGTCATCGAGGATGGCAAACCTTACGCAGAG CTGTGGATGGGTGCCCACCCAAAAGGAGACTCCCAGATTAAAGACAACAGGATAGCACAGACCACACTGGGTCAGTGGATCGCacacttcccagcatgcctggGCTCCAAAGTCAAGGACACCTTCCAGGGTCAGCTGCCGTTCCTTTTCAAAGTCCTGTCAGTCAACACAGCTTTGTCCATTCAGGCTCATCCAAACAGA GAGTTAGCTGCTCGTCTCCACACTCAGTTTCCGGAGCACTACCCAGACGACAACCACAAGCCAGAAATGGCCATTGCGCTCACTTACTTCCAGGGCCTCTGTGGCTTTAGGCCAGTGGAGGAGATCCTTGGATTCCTCAAAT CTGTCCCAGAGTTCCACGCACTGGTGGGCAAAGAGGCAGCAGAGGAGCTGCGGTGCAGCGTGGGAGATGCAGTTCGCACCAGGCAGGCCTTGAAGAAGTGCTTCACCAGGATGATGAATTGTGAGAAGAAAGTGTTTGTAGATCAGCTTAACATGCTGGTGAAGAGAGTCACTGAAGAGG GCGCGGCAGACAAGGACACATCCAGCAGCAATGGTGAGCTATTGCTTCGCCTCCATTCCCAGTACCCTGGAGACATTGGCTGCTTCTCCATCTACTTCCTCAATTATGTGGCATTGGAACCAAACCAGGCCATGTTCCTTGGAGCCAGTGAGCCTCACGCGTACCTGTACGGAGGTCAGTCACGTTTCGCTCGACTGAATGACTCCTGGCCTTCTATCTG A